The following coding sequences are from one Lolium rigidum isolate FL_2022 chromosome 6, APGP_CSIRO_Lrig_0.1, whole genome shotgun sequence window:
- the LOC124667792 gene encoding eukaryotic translation initiation factor 6-2-like: protein MASRLKFESSCEIGVFARLTNAYCIVPAGCSDSFVSVFENDLADAVPVVKASIGGTRILGRLCVGNKNGLLLPNTTTDQELQHLTDSLPDQVVVKRVDERLSALGNCIACNDHVALTNPDLNKETEEIISDVLGVEVFRQTIAGNILVGSFCAFSNKGGLVHPQTSVEDLEELSTLLQVPLVAGTVNRGSNVVAAGIAVNDWAAFCGSDTTATELSVVESVFRLRDGRPGALGADVRKSLVESCFL from the exons GTCCC GTCTCAAGTTCGAGAGCTCCTGCGAGATCGGGGTCTTCGCGAGGCTCACCAACGCCTACTGCATCGTCCCCGCCGGCTGCTCCGACAGCTTCGTCAG TGTGTTTGAGAACGATCTGGCCGACGCCGTCCCGGTGGTCAAGGCGTCCATCGGCGGCACGAGGATCCTGGGGCGATTGTGCGTCG GTAACAAGAACGGGCTTCTTCTGCCAAATACCACCACCGACCAGG AGCTTCAGCACCTCACGGACAGCCTGCCTGACCAGGTGGTCGTCAAGCGGGTCGACGAGCGCCTCTCTGCCCTCGGCAACTGCATTGCTTGCAATGACCATGTCGCGCTCACAAACCCAGATCTGAACAAG GAAACAGAGGAGATCATCTCTGACGTTCTTGGAGTGGAGGTGTTCAGGCAGACCATCGCAGGGAACATCCTCGTCGGCAGCTTCTGCGCCTTCTCCAACAAAGGGGGACTG GTTCACCCGCAGACCTCGGTGGAGGACCTCGAGGAGCTGTCGACGCTGCTGCAGGTGCCCCTCGTCGCTGGCACAGTGAACCGGGGAAGCAATGTCGTTGCGGCCGGCATAGCGGTCAACGACTGGGCGGCCTTCTGCGGGTCAGACACCACTGCCACTGAGCTCTCGGTCGTGGAGAGCGTCTTCAGGCTCAGGGACGGCCGGCCAGGGGCGCTCGGCGCCGATGTCAGGAAATCCTTGGTTGAAAGCTGCTTTCTCTAG